In Microbacterium maritypicum, the following are encoded in one genomic region:
- a CDS encoding transglutaminaseTgpA domain-containing protein: MFRAERSAPTAAAPTPSAPQWHRDREETTGVVGPGALAAAATLVATWPYTSVISPGTWSGTVLVVVIVVAGTGMLLRHLLRRRAAWVRDTGTLLTQIVVAIGAVTLLVAGDTAIFGVVPTTTTLAVFGALGAAAFEEVAFGSAPLDASPGLAATMGAGFAIVAILLDQLVAHRSAVLAALLTGAIGAVPMIVTLGETNVIWFVLYGVMALLLFRYTARRHPESPRRSSTSLAVALGAAALVTTVAIAPALPVATSMAGTGVGVTVDASLRLGDDLRQPNPVEVLTVAADGETAPYLRLTTLSRFDGRVWQPDRGDLQSQDDGFGAPEWGEEIATEEENTSIRVLRMSSSWLPVPYPATAVQGLSGSWRVSPDNRTLFSRSADAVGNDYTVTSSRLIPTLEQIRAIDAAPPVVDPEAEPVELPGIIAELATDVTAAASTDYDRLVALQNWFRSQFAYSLETPVQEGFDGTGAEAVAQFLEERHGYCVHFAGAFALMAESLGMQVRIVVGYLPGSLTDEKRGTESVFSVTSDQLHSWPEVLFPGVGWVPFEPTASLGVPTAFRAGVTQGGGSGDPSVPVPTTAPQSEETSAPEVDRDPDGGDSADGGARRTLDPMPVALTALGVVVLLLLPALIRVVERRGRMSRARGGDSAAAWAELRDTLIDLQQDVSDAETPRVRAAGLVRSNQVDAAAMRRLTDAVEQSNYARSGDAETDLSEPLRQVLVQLRESVDRPTRVRAALLPRSLYAPRAAEPGAAV; this comes from the coding sequence ATGTTCCGCGCTGAGCGGTCGGCCCCGACCGCGGCCGCCCCCACGCCATCCGCGCCGCAGTGGCACCGCGACCGCGAGGAGACGACCGGCGTCGTCGGCCCCGGTGCACTGGCTGCCGCGGCGACACTCGTGGCGACGTGGCCGTACACGTCGGTCATCTCTCCGGGCACCTGGTCGGGTACGGTCCTCGTCGTGGTCATCGTCGTGGCCGGGACGGGCATGCTGCTGCGGCACCTGCTGCGCCGACGGGCGGCATGGGTCCGGGACACCGGCACCCTCCTCACCCAGATCGTCGTGGCCATCGGCGCCGTGACGCTGCTCGTCGCGGGTGACACCGCGATCTTCGGGGTGGTCCCGACGACGACCACCCTCGCGGTGTTCGGAGCCCTCGGGGCCGCGGCCTTCGAGGAGGTCGCTTTCGGTTCCGCGCCGCTCGACGCCTCGCCCGGGCTCGCCGCCACGATGGGCGCCGGCTTCGCGATCGTCGCGATCCTCCTCGACCAGCTCGTGGCGCACCGCTCGGCCGTGCTGGCTGCGCTGCTGACCGGCGCCATCGGCGCGGTGCCGATGATCGTCACCCTGGGTGAGACGAACGTGATCTGGTTCGTGCTCTACGGCGTGATGGCCCTGCTCCTCTTCCGTTACACCGCGCGCCGGCATCCGGAATCGCCTCGCCGATCGTCGACCTCGCTCGCCGTCGCGCTCGGGGCCGCCGCGCTGGTCACGACCGTGGCCATCGCACCCGCGCTGCCCGTCGCGACGAGCATGGCCGGCACCGGCGTCGGCGTCACGGTCGACGCATCGCTGCGCCTCGGTGACGACCTGCGCCAACCGAACCCGGTCGAGGTGCTGACCGTGGCGGCGGACGGCGAGACCGCCCCCTACCTGCGGTTGACGACGCTCTCCCGGTTCGACGGACGCGTCTGGCAGCCCGACCGAGGCGACCTGCAGTCGCAGGACGACGGCTTCGGCGCCCCGGAGTGGGGTGAGGAGATCGCGACGGAGGAGGAGAACACCTCCATCCGGGTGCTGCGCATGTCGAGCTCGTGGCTTCCGGTGCCGTACCCGGCCACCGCCGTGCAGGGTCTGAGCGGCTCGTGGCGGGTCTCCCCCGACAACCGCACGCTCTTCTCGCGCAGCGCCGATGCCGTCGGCAACGACTACACCGTCACCTCGTCCCGCCTGATCCCGACGCTCGAGCAGATCCGCGCGATCGACGCCGCGCCCCCCGTCGTCGATCCCGAGGCGGAGCCCGTGGAGCTGCCGGGCATCATCGCCGAGCTGGCCACCGACGTGACCGCGGCCGCGAGCACCGACTACGACCGACTCGTGGCACTGCAGAACTGGTTCCGCTCGCAGTTCGCGTACTCCCTCGAGACACCGGTGCAGGAAGGCTTCGACGGCACCGGAGCCGAGGCCGTGGCGCAGTTCCTCGAAGAGCGCCACGGGTACTGCGTGCACTTCGCCGGAGCCTTCGCACTGATGGCCGAGAGCCTGGGGATGCAGGTGCGCATCGTCGTCGGGTACCTGCCCGGCTCGCTCACCGATGAGAAGCGCGGCACGGAATCGGTCTTCTCCGTGACCAGCGACCAGCTGCATTCCTGGCCGGAAGTGCTCTTCCCCGGCGTCGGCTGGGTTCCCTTCGAGCCGACGGCCTCGCTGGGGGTACCGACCGCCTTCCGGGCGGGGGTGACGCAGGGCGGTGGCTCCGGAGACCCGTCCGTCCCCGTCCCCACCACGGCCCCGCAGAGCGAAGAGACCTCGGCTCCGGAGGTGGACCGTGACCCCGACGGCGGCGACTCGGCGGACGGCGGCGCACGGCGCACCCTCGACCCGATGCCGGTCGCGCTCACCGCACTCGGAGTCGTCGTGCTGCTCCTGCTGCCGGCGCTCATCCGCGTCGTGGAGCGCCGCGGTCGCATGAGCCGAGCGCGAGGCGGAGACTCCGCGGCGGCTTGGGCCGAGCTCCGCGACACGTTGATCGACCTCCAACAAGACGTGTCCGATGCCGAGACCCCACGTGTGCGTGCGGCGGGTCTCGTGCGGTCGAACCAGGTCGACGCGGCGGCGATGCGTCGACTCACGGATGCCGTCGAGCAGTCCAATTACGCCCGCTCCGGTGATGCGGAGACTGATCTGTCCGAGCCACTGCGCCAGGTCTTGGTGCAGCTGCGCGAAAGCGTCGACCGACCGACCCGGGTGCGCGCCGCACTGCTGCCGCGGTCCCTGTACGCTCCGCGAGCCGCCGAGCCAGGAGCGGCGGTCTGA
- a CDS encoding DUF58 domain-containing protein, whose translation MRRRRSLTSRGAGALIAALGCMIAANVLGARILLYIGVLLAALTLFSLLAVRLPRRSGTVTRQISTDLLTVSETSRVTVRFTLRALRVPRGLWHDVLPDAVTGDSGGEYPPETGQLTYLITGVRRGVWPLGPLMLRTVDPFGLAQREQPFGDSRSVTVVPEVFALAPLAVRVGAAGGTAHTSSTRLGQGSDNLSPRGYIPGDSMRRIHWRATAHRGQLMVRQEEEESSPDAVVVLDRSSRHWDAPGVHADPAFEAAVSLCASSAIHLASEGYSVDVIDGAGTLLGALRGHEDDRDGLLVALAMVTPRGESRDLASLIGGTPPGPLVFITGRLDEEDAALLRPAGATAPMLFSTELLPGAAEASVPHGWTVVELGADIAEAWEDAVSARIGVGDVPR comes from the coding sequence ATGCGACGACGCCGATCCCTCACCAGCCGCGGCGCCGGTGCGCTCATCGCCGCGCTGGGCTGCATGATCGCCGCCAACGTCCTCGGCGCCCGCATCCTGCTCTACATCGGGGTGCTGCTCGCCGCCCTCACCCTCTTCTCGCTCCTCGCCGTGCGTCTCCCCCGCCGCTCCGGGACGGTCACCCGTCAGATCTCGACCGACCTGCTGACCGTGTCGGAGACCTCGAGGGTCACGGTGCGCTTCACGTTGCGCGCCCTCCGCGTGCCACGGGGGCTCTGGCACGACGTGCTGCCCGACGCCGTCACCGGCGACTCGGGCGGCGAGTACCCGCCCGAGACCGGTCAGCTCACCTACCTGATCACCGGCGTCCGACGCGGCGTCTGGCCGCTCGGGCCGCTCATGCTGCGCACGGTGGATCCGTTCGGGCTGGCGCAGCGCGAGCAGCCGTTCGGCGACAGCCGCAGCGTCACCGTCGTGCCCGAGGTCTTCGCCCTCGCCCCGCTCGCCGTGCGGGTCGGAGCCGCCGGAGGAACCGCGCACACCTCGTCGACGAGGCTGGGGCAGGGCAGCGACAACCTGTCACCGCGCGGCTACATCCCCGGCGACTCGATGCGTCGCATCCACTGGAGGGCGACCGCACACCGCGGGCAGCTCATGGTGCGACAGGAAGAGGAGGAGTCGAGCCCTGACGCGGTCGTCGTGCTCGACCGCAGCAGCCGCCACTGGGATGCGCCGGGCGTCCACGCCGATCCGGCCTTCGAAGCCGCTGTGTCCCTGTGCGCCTCCTCCGCCATCCATCTCGCGTCCGAGGGCTACAGCGTCGACGTGATCGACGGCGCGGGAACTCTGCTCGGCGCCCTGCGCGGGCACGAAGACGACCGTGACGGACTGCTCGTGGCGCTGGCGATGGTGACACCCCGCGGCGAGAGTCGGGACCTGGCGTCGCTCATCGGAGGAACGCCTCCCGGCCCGCTGGTCTTCATCACCGGGCGCCTCGATGAGGAGGACGCCGCCCTGCTGCGTCCGGCGGGAGCCACCGCCCCCATGCTGTTCAGCACCGAGCTGCTGCCCGGTGCCGCCGAGGCCTCCGTCCCGCACGGCTGGACGGTCGTGGAGCTCGGAGCGGACATCGCCGAGGCGTGGGAGGATGCCGTCTCGGCGCGGATCGGAGTCGGCGATGTTCCGCGCTGA
- a CDS encoding AAA family ATPase — protein MPENAPLVPVTIDAERFAAQTSAILGSIGQVIDGKPDAVRSALVCLLAEGHLLIEDVPGVGKTMLARALAASVDATVRRIQFTPDLLPGDVTGVSVYNPVDREFEFKRGAVFAHIVIADEINRSSPKTQSALLEAMEEGQVTVDGATHMLPKPFLVVATQNPLEMEGTYALPEAQRDRFMMRISMGYPDAAAETLMLRQRDVVSPLAAVTPVADAASISQLIAWARSVHVAPALEEYTVALAQSTRSDPNLHLGASPRATLQLIRAAKVWAALDGRDYVIPDDITALLIPVLAHRLLPARGAHRAGAQPVEAALAQIVERVRVPVATRS, from the coding sequence ATGCCCGAGAACGCCCCCCTGGTCCCGGTGACGATCGACGCCGAGCGGTTCGCCGCGCAGACCTCCGCGATCCTCGGCTCCATCGGCCAGGTCATCGACGGCAAGCCCGATGCCGTGCGCAGCGCGCTCGTCTGCCTCCTCGCCGAGGGGCACCTGCTCATCGAAGATGTGCCCGGCGTCGGCAAGACGATGCTCGCCCGGGCGCTGGCCGCGAGCGTGGACGCGACGGTGCGCCGCATCCAGTTCACCCCCGACCTGCTTCCCGGCGATGTCACCGGCGTCTCGGTCTACAACCCGGTCGATCGGGAGTTCGAGTTCAAGCGCGGCGCGGTGTTCGCCCACATCGTGATCGCCGACGAGATCAACCGCTCCTCCCCGAAGACGCAGTCTGCGCTGCTCGAGGCGATGGAGGAGGGACAGGTCACGGTCGACGGAGCCACGCACATGCTGCCGAAGCCGTTCCTGGTCGTGGCGACCCAGAATCCGCTCGAGATGGAGGGCACCTATGCCCTGCCCGAAGCGCAGCGCGACCGCTTCATGATGCGCATCTCGATGGGATACCCGGATGCCGCAGCCGAAACCCTCATGCTCCGTCAGCGCGATGTGGTGAGCCCGCTCGCCGCGGTGACGCCCGTCGCCGATGCGGCATCCATCTCCCAGCTCATCGCGTGGGCGCGCTCCGTCCACGTGGCCCCCGCGCTGGAGGAGTACACGGTCGCCCTCGCGCAGTCGACCCGTTCCGACCCGAACCTCCACCTCGGCGCGAGCCCCCGGGCCACCCTGCAGCTGATCAGGGCGGCGAAGGTGTGGGCCGCCCTCGACGGGCGCGACTACGTCATTCCCGACGACATCACGGCGCTGCTGATCCCCGTGCTGGCGCACCGGCTGCTGCCCGCTCGCGGCGCCCACCGTGCGGGCGCCCAGCCCGTCGAGGCGGCGCTCGCCCAGATCGTCGAACGGGTGCGCGTTCCCGTCGCGACCCGTTCCTGA
- a CDS encoding rhomboid family intramembrane serine protease: MTVSPPPKVQHPLGRFASPVLLLVAMWVVQFADAILPGSFTGFGLRSWDVSGLGGIVLGPLLHANWQHLIGNSVPFLVLGCLVAVEGTRRFWAVTAIVAVVSGIGTWLFNAPGTLTVGASGLVFGYFGYVVMRVFAPGRVAHRILYAVIALIVLALYGATMLAGVFGVAEGISWQGHLFGAIGGGLAALIGRRPRTERGALAA, from the coding sequence GTGACCGTCTCCCCACCACCGAAGGTGCAGCATCCGCTCGGCCGTTTCGCCTCGCCGGTGCTCCTGCTCGTCGCGATGTGGGTCGTGCAGTTCGCCGATGCGATCCTGCCGGGGTCTTTCACCGGCTTCGGGTTGCGGTCCTGGGATGTGTCCGGTCTCGGTGGCATCGTGCTCGGTCCGCTCCTGCACGCGAACTGGCAGCATCTCATCGGCAACTCGGTGCCGTTCCTCGTCCTCGGCTGCCTCGTCGCGGTCGAAGGAACCCGCCGATTCTGGGCCGTCACGGCGATCGTCGCGGTCGTCAGCGGCATCGGCACGTGGCTCTTCAATGCTCCCGGCACGCTGACGGTCGGCGCCTCCGGACTCGTGTTCGGATACTTCGGCTACGTCGTGATGCGGGTGTTCGCGCCGGGCCGGGTCGCCCACCGGATCCTCTACGCCGTCATCGCGTTGATCGTGCTCGCCCTGTACGGTGCCACGATGCTGGCCGGGGTGTTCGGCGTCGCCGAGGGGATCTCCTGGCAGGGTCACCTCTTCGGCGCGATCGGTGGCGGACTCGCCGCCCTCATCGGCCGTCGCCCGCGAACAGAGCGCGGAGCGCTCGCGGCATGA
- the pta gene encoding phosphate acetyltransferase, protein MAQSIYITSAEGHTGKSTIALGALDALMRVSPRVGVFRPIARSVTERDDILELMLAHDGVQLDYEDCIGVTYDDVRSDPEAALSTIVARFKAVEAQCDSVVIIGSDYTDVASPAELGFNARVAANLGAPVMLVLSGRDQQRQAEQLGTTTARAAAAVGQIAELALSELAAERAELFAVAVNRADPDALDAVIDAVRAVLHDERTPVWAIPEDRALVAPSIRGILAAVDGKLLKGDDDRLAAEALTIVVAGMSMVNVLPRLTEEAVVVIPADRTEVLLAALLADSSGTFPRIAGIILNGPFPLPEPILQLLDGFASTVPIITTDLGTYDTAVRVMGARGRISADSRSRYDRALGLFQAHVDIAELTEKLGLAESRVVTPLMFQYGLIERARSDRRRIVLPEGGDDRILRAAATLLAREVADLTILGDEAAVRARAVELGVDIAAAQVLSPTDPELVERFAAEYARLRAHKGITLAQAADTVTDVSYFGTMMVHLGLADGMVSGAAHTTAHTIRPSFEIIKTKPGVNVVSSVFLMALADRVLVYGDCAVIPDPTSEQLADIAISSATTARQFGIDPRVAMLSYSTGESGTGADVDKVRAATTLVRERAPELPVEGPIQYDAAADAAVAKAKLPGSAVAGRATVFVFPDLNTGNNTYKAVQRSAGAVAIGPVLQGLNKPINDLSRGALVDDIVNTVAITAIQAQGEHA, encoded by the coding sequence GTGGCGCAGAGCATCTACATCACCTCGGCCGAAGGCCATACCGGAAAGTCGACGATCGCCCTCGGGGCGCTCGACGCGTTGATGCGCGTCTCGCCGCGGGTGGGGGTGTTCCGCCCGATCGCGCGGTCCGTCACCGAACGCGACGACATCCTCGAGCTGATGCTGGCGCACGACGGCGTGCAGCTCGACTACGAGGACTGCATCGGCGTCACCTACGACGACGTGCGCAGCGACCCGGAAGCGGCGCTGTCGACGATCGTCGCGCGGTTCAAGGCGGTCGAGGCGCAGTGCGACTCCGTCGTGATCATCGGCAGCGACTACACGGATGTCGCCAGCCCCGCCGAGCTCGGCTTCAACGCGCGTGTGGCCGCCAACCTGGGGGCGCCGGTCATGCTCGTCCTCAGCGGTCGTGATCAGCAGCGCCAGGCGGAGCAGCTGGGCACGACGACCGCTCGCGCAGCCGCTGCCGTCGGACAGATCGCAGAGCTGGCGCTGTCCGAGCTCGCCGCCGAACGGGCCGAACTCTTCGCGGTCGCCGTGAACCGGGCAGACCCCGACGCGCTCGACGCCGTGATCGATGCCGTGCGTGCGGTCCTCCACGACGAGCGCACGCCGGTGTGGGCGATCCCCGAGGACCGTGCGCTGGTCGCCCCGTCGATCCGCGGCATCCTCGCAGCCGTCGACGGGAAGCTCCTCAAGGGCGACGACGACCGGTTGGCGGCGGAGGCGCTGACGATCGTGGTCGCCGGGATGTCGATGGTCAACGTGCTGCCGCGGCTCACCGAAGAGGCGGTCGTGGTGATCCCCGCCGACCGCACCGAGGTGCTCCTCGCTGCGCTGCTGGCCGACTCGTCCGGCACCTTCCCGCGCATCGCCGGCATCATCCTGAACGGCCCCTTCCCGCTGCCGGAGCCGATCCTCCAGCTGCTCGACGGATTCGCCTCCACGGTTCCGATCATCACGACCGACCTGGGCACGTACGACACGGCGGTGCGGGTGATGGGCGCCCGCGGCCGGATCTCGGCCGATTCCCGCAGCCGGTACGACCGCGCGCTCGGCCTGTTCCAGGCGCATGTGGACATCGCCGAGCTGACCGAGAAACTCGGGCTCGCGGAGTCACGGGTCGTCACACCGTTGATGTTCCAGTACGGGCTCATCGAGCGTGCCCGGTCCGACCGTCGCCGCATCGTGCTGCCCGAAGGGGGAGACGACCGCATCCTCCGCGCCGCCGCCACGCTGCTGGCCCGGGAGGTCGCCGACCTCACGATCCTCGGTGACGAGGCCGCGGTGCGGGCGCGTGCCGTCGAGCTGGGCGTCGACATCGCGGCGGCCCAGGTGCTCAGCCCGACCGACCCCGAGCTGGTGGAGCGCTTCGCCGCCGAGTACGCGCGCCTCCGCGCCCACAAGGGCATCACGCTCGCCCAGGCGGCCGACACCGTGACCGACGTGTCGTACTTCGGCACGATGATGGTGCATCTCGGCCTCGCCGACGGGATGGTCTCCGGCGCCGCGCACACGACCGCGCACACCATCCGCCCGTCGTTCGAGATCATCAAGACGAAGCCGGGGGTGAACGTCGTCTCGAGTGTCTTCCTGATGGCGCTCGCCGACCGTGTGCTCGTGTACGGCGACTGCGCCGTGATCCCCGATCCGACGAGCGAGCAGCTCGCCGACATCGCGATCTCCTCCGCGACCACGGCGCGCCAGTTCGGGATCGATCCGCGCGTCGCGATGCTGTCGTACTCGACCGGAGAATCCGGCACCGGCGCCGACGTCGACAAGGTGCGCGCGGCGACCACCCTCGTGCGCGAGAGGGCACCGGAGCTGCCGGTGGAGGGCCCCATCCAGTACGACGCGGCGGCGGATGCGGCGGTCGCCAAGGCCAAGCTCCCCGGCTCCGCCGTGGCCGGACGGGCGACGGTGTTCGTGTTCCCCGACCTCAACACCGGCAACAACACCTACAAGGCCGTGCAGCGATCGGCGGGCGCCGTCGCCATCGGACCGGTGCTGCAGGGGCTCAACAAGCCCATCAACGACCTCTCCCGCGGCGCCCTGGTCGACGACATCGTCAACACCGTCGCGATCACCGCGATCCAGGCGCAGGGAGAGCACGCATGA
- a CDS encoding acetate/propionate family kinase gives MSAILVINSGSSSLKYSLIDIEQENLLASGLIERIGQDASPVAHTVRPESDGTAMPTMLDATYRDERPIADHAAAFEIMRAQFAAHGPSLEEHRPVAVGHRVVHGGARFYAPTLIDADVERQIDELAVLAPLHNPANLAGIRAARAVFDQVPHVAVFDTAFHQTLPPAAYTYAIDAALAAEHRVRRYGFHGTSHQFVSEAAAAFLGRDLGSLRQLVFHLGNGASVTAIDGGRSVETSMGLTPLEGLVMGTRSGDIDPAALVHLSRRAGLSIDDLDSLLNTRSGLAGLAGRSDMRDILAGVEAGDDAAMLAFDVYVHRLRAYAGAYIAQLGGVDVISFTAGVGENSAPVRAAAMATLGFAGVEMDAARNEARERGIRRISTNTSPVTVLVVPTDEELQIARQTAELL, from the coding sequence ATGAGCGCGATCCTGGTGATCAACAGCGGTTCGTCGTCGCTGAAGTACAGCCTGATCGACATCGAGCAGGAGAACCTGCTGGCGAGCGGGCTCATCGAGCGCATCGGCCAGGACGCCAGCCCGGTCGCCCACACCGTCCGCCCCGAGTCCGACGGCACGGCCATGCCGACGATGCTGGACGCGACGTATCGCGACGAGCGCCCGATCGCCGATCATGCCGCCGCCTTCGAGATCATGCGCGCGCAGTTCGCCGCGCACGGCCCGTCACTCGAGGAACACCGCCCGGTCGCCGTGGGGCACCGCGTGGTCCACGGGGGCGCCCGCTTCTACGCCCCGACGTTGATCGATGCCGATGTGGAGCGGCAGATCGATGAGCTCGCTGTGCTCGCGCCGCTGCACAACCCCGCGAACCTGGCCGGCATCCGCGCCGCCCGCGCCGTGTTCGATCAGGTTCCGCACGTCGCCGTCTTCGACACGGCGTTCCACCAGACGCTCCCGCCCGCCGCGTACACCTACGCGATCGACGCCGCGCTCGCCGCGGAGCACCGGGTGCGCCGCTACGGCTTCCACGGCACGAGCCACCAGTTTGTGAGCGAGGCCGCGGCGGCGTTCCTCGGCCGTGACCTCGGCAGCCTCCGACAGCTCGTGTTCCACCTCGGAAACGGGGCGTCGGTGACGGCGATCGACGGCGGTCGCTCGGTCGAGACCTCGATGGGGCTCACCCCGCTCGAGGGCCTGGTCATGGGCACCCGCTCCGGCGACATCGACCCCGCCGCGCTCGTGCACCTGTCGCGTCGTGCCGGCCTCTCGATCGACGACCTCGACTCGCTGCTCAACACCCGCAGCGGGCTGGCCGGCCTCGCCGGTCGGAGCGACATGCGCGACATCCTCGCCGGGGTGGAGGCGGGGGACGACGCCGCGATGCTCGCCTTCGACGTGTACGTGCACCGCCTGCGCGCCTATGCCGGCGCGTACATCGCGCAGCTCGGGGGAGTGGACGTCATCTCCTTCACCGCCGGCGTCGGCGAGAACTCGGCGCCGGTGCGGGCGGCCGCGATGGCGACCCTCGGATTCGCGGGTGTGGAGATGGATGCCGCCCGCAACGAGGCGAGGGAACGCGGCATCCGGCGCATCTCCACGAACACCTCACCGGTGACGGTCCTCGTGGTGCCGACGGATGAGGAACTGCAGATCGCCCGGCAGACGGCCGAACTGCTCTGA
- a CDS encoding HAD-IA family hydrolase gives MPEALPDLFHADGVLFDLDGVLTPTAEVHMRAWKVVFDDVFARWGITSPYTDADYYDYVDGKKRYDGVASLLRSRNVEVPWGEVDDDPSTETICGIGNRKNAAFAQSLRGQGIAPYPGSLAVVEALHAAGIPLGVVSSSKNAEEVLAAAGIRSFFRIVVDGVVAERDGLASKPAADMFAAGAVALGVDPARSVAVEDATSGAASAAAAGYASVIGVDRGAGADALRAAGATVVVDDLAVFVPDTRTDIPETA, from the coding sequence GTGCCAGAAGCACTGCCCGACCTGTTCCACGCCGACGGCGTACTGTTCGACCTCGACGGCGTGCTCACTCCGACCGCCGAGGTGCACATGCGCGCCTGGAAGGTCGTGTTCGACGACGTGTTCGCCCGCTGGGGCATCACGTCGCCGTACACCGATGCCGACTACTACGACTACGTCGACGGCAAGAAGCGCTACGACGGAGTGGCGAGTCTGCTGCGCAGTCGCAACGTCGAGGTGCCCTGGGGCGAGGTCGATGACGACCCCTCGACCGAGACCATCTGCGGGATCGGCAACCGCAAGAACGCCGCCTTCGCGCAGTCGCTGCGCGGGCAGGGCATCGCGCCGTACCCGGGCTCACTCGCGGTCGTCGAGGCTCTGCATGCCGCCGGCATCCCGCTCGGCGTGGTGTCGAGCTCCAAGAACGCCGAGGAGGTGCTGGCCGCCGCCGGCATCCGCTCCTTCTTCCGGATCGTCGTGGACGGGGTCGTGGCCGAGCGCGACGGTCTCGCGTCGAAGCCCGCCGCCGACATGTTCGCCGCGGGCGCGGTGGCGCTCGGTGTCGACCCGGCCCGCTCGGTCGCCGTGGAGGATGCCACCTCCGGGGCCGCTTCCGCCGCTGCCGCCGGCTATGCGAGCGTGATCGGCGTCGACCGCGGTGCCGGTGCCGATGCGCTCCGTGCCGCCGGCGCCACCGTCGTCGTCGACGACCTGGCCGTGTTCGTCCCCGATACCCGCACCGACATCCCGGAGACCGCATGA